One window of Quercus robur chromosome 12, dhQueRobu3.1, whole genome shotgun sequence genomic DNA carries:
- the LOC126708429 gene encoding uncharacterized protein LOC126708429: protein MAGDPAKRNQNLYCKYHQEPGHTTDDCRNLKNHLDRLVRKGKLKHLLHHPVGWQEQSNIETRQSTLKPPIGTINVILAALGRTGSHPFRIMSVGRFLAEADDQESKRARGMAMPLIGFSDEDKLGTLQPRDDALVVTLKIGGYDLKMVLVDQGSAVEIMYPDLYKGLKLKLEDLTAYDSSLVSFEGKTVTPKGMIRLPIQTGLDVVEVDFIVVDAYSPYTAIVARPWLHALGAVSSTLH, encoded by the coding sequence atggcaggcgaccccGCGAAACGTAACCAGAATCTGTATTGCAAGTATCACCAAGAGCCGGGCCACACCACCGATGATTGCAGGAATCTGAAAAACCACTTGGACAGGCTGGTCCGAAAGGGGAAGTTGAAACATCTGTTGCATCACCCTGTTGGATGGCAGGAGCAGTCGAACATCGAAACAAGGCAAAGCACATTGAAACCACCCAttggcacgataaatgtcattctcgcCGCACTAGGAAGGACCGGCTCCCATCCTTTCAGAATAATGTCGGTGGGCCGGTTCCTTGCTGAAGCTGACGACCAGGAGTCCAAGAGAGCTAGAGGGATGGCCATGCCCCTAATCGGATTCTCAGATGAGGACAAATTGGGAACCCTCCAACCCCGCGACGATGCCTTAGTCGTCACGCTCAAGATTGGGGGATATGACTTGAAGATGGTGCTAGTTGATCAGGGCAGCGCTGTGGAAATAATGTATCCCGActtgtacaaggggctgaaGTTGAAACTAGAGGACCTGACAGCATACGACTCATCTTTAGTGAGTTTCGAGGGAAAAACCGTCACtccgaaaggcatgattaggctgcctATACAAACAGGCTTGGACgtagtggaggtggacttcatagtGGTAGACGCATACTCCCCTTACACTGCCATCGTAGCCAGACCGTGGCTTCACGCCCTGGGGGCTGTGTCATCAACCTTACACTAA
- the LOC126709642 gene encoding uncharacterized protein LOC126709642 isoform X1, whose protein sequence is MDNSDPEVQVVSNSQVLGSSCSLSLPSEPPDIRNWFSSYEYESPVLDLNHNFGDSVSKESEFVKNELVISESGGGKEVNPGGTGKRNQESVKCSSFFGNDKHESQSFSKLADSLHSTSLLSEPPDIRNWFSSYVYNSPVLGTNDFGDSLSKEIECENDEFDIEETDLEKEETLGEYSKSKNRGEVIIGEKMHSNGFVKSNSCFMNNEKKERSSREVADSLHSTSLLSEPPDIRNWFSSYVYDSPVLGTNDFGDSLSKEIECENDEFDIEETDLEKEETLGEYSKSKNRGEVNIGEKLHSNGFVKSNSCFMNNEQKEQSSREGDNRLRGNENASSQKNSSFEQSLNFKIKQNHGVRPTKDVSSLNDEDSQSKNEQPQKIHCMPLDIRTSGSGDRKSPKRLIHSRGAIQECSEVKVKTEDVECVSPESKSKLNLVNGIAMTKSTHGRSGKENAENISENGFVATRKMSLTRTNDENSFKSTKGITKGTVPSAGGNVGVVKRKVLTETTNFQHSDAMAVTGKWRCPQKSKPNLGPPLKQLRLEQWVRRV, encoded by the exons ATGGACAATTCAGACCCAGAGGTTCAAGTTGTATCTAATTCTCAG GTACTGGGTTCTTCTTGCTCACTCTCACTTCCATCTG AGCCTCCTGATATTAGAAATTGGTTTTCAAGCTATGAGTATGAGTCTCCTGTGCTGGACTTGAATCACAATTTTGGGGATTCTGTTTCTAAAGAAAGTGAATTTGTGAAAAATGAATTGGTTATCAGTGAGAGTGGAGGAGGAAAAGAAGTAAATCCTGGTGGAACTGGGAAAAGAAATCAAGAGTCTGTGAAATGTAGCAGCTTTTTTGGAAATGATAAACACGAAAGCCAGTCTTTTAGTAAG CTTGCAGATTCATTGCACTCAACTTCACTCCTTTCTG AGCCCCCTGACATCAGAAACTGGTTTTCAAGCTATGTGTACAATTCTCCTGTACTGGGTACAAATGATTTTGGAGATTCCCTTTCTAAAGAAATTGAATGTGAGAATGATGAGTTTGATATTGAAGAGACCGACTTGGAAAAAGAGGAGACATTGGGGGAATACAGCAAAAGTAAAAATAGAGGTGAAGTGATTATTGGTGAGAAGATGCACTCAAATGGCTTTGTAAAATCTAACAGTTGTTTTATgaacaatgaaaagaaagaacgGTCTTCAAGAGAG GTTGCAGATTCATTGCACTCAACTTCACTCCTTTCTG AGCCCCCTGACATCAGAAACTGGTTTTCAAGCTATGTGTACGATTCTCCTGTACTGGGTACAAATGATTTTGGAGATTCCCTTTCTAAAGAAATTGAATGTGAGAATGATGAGTTTGATATTGAAGAGACCGACTTGGAAAAAGAGGAGACATTGGGGGAATACAGCAAAAGTAAAAATAGAGGTGAAGTGAATATCGGTGAGAAGTTGCACTCAAATGGCTTTGTAAAATCTAACAGTTGTTTTATGAATAATGAACAGAAAGAGCAGTCTTCAAGAGAG GGTGACAATAGGCTTAGAGGGAATGAAAATGCATCTTCTCAAAAGAATTCGTCTTTTGAACAAAGCTTGAACtttaaaataaagcaaaaccaTGGAGTTAGGCCAACCAAAGATGTATCAAGCTTGAATGATGAAGATTCTCAAAGTAAGAATGAGCAACcccaaaaaattcattgtatgcCACTGGATATCAGAACTTCAGGCAGTGGTGATAGAAAATCTCCAAAACGCTTGATTCATAGTAGGGGTGCCATACAGGAGTGCTCTGAAGTGAAGGTCAAAACAGAAGATGTGGAGTGTGTGTCCCCTGAAAGCAAGTCAAAGTTAAATCTAGTCAATGGAATTGCAATGACAAAATCAACTCATGGACGCAGTGGCAAGGAAAATGCAGAAAATATTTCAGAAAATGGTTTTGTTGCAACAAGGAAGATGAGCTTAACAAGGACAAACGATGAGAATTCCTTTAAAAGCACAAAAGGGATAACTAAAGGGACAGTTCCTTCAGCAGGTGGAAATGTTGGGGTCGTAAAAAGAAAGGTCTTAACAGAAACAACCAATTTCCAACACTCTGATGCAATGGCGGTTACTGGGAAATGGCGGTGTCCTCAAAAGAGTAAGCCGAACCTAGGACCTCCTTTGAAGCAACTTCGACTAGAGCAATGGGTTCGCAGGGTGTGA
- the LOC126709642 gene encoding uncharacterized protein LOC126709642 isoform X2 — translation MKCFGAFVLGSSCSLSLPSEPPDIRNWFSSYEYESPVLDLNHNFGDSVSKESEFVKNELVISESGGGKEVNPGGTGKRNQESVKCSSFFGNDKHESQSFSKLADSLHSTSLLSEPPDIRNWFSSYVYNSPVLGTNDFGDSLSKEIECENDEFDIEETDLEKEETLGEYSKSKNRGEVIIGEKMHSNGFVKSNSCFMNNEKKERSSREVADSLHSTSLLSEPPDIRNWFSSYVYDSPVLGTNDFGDSLSKEIECENDEFDIEETDLEKEETLGEYSKSKNRGEVNIGEKLHSNGFVKSNSCFMNNEQKEQSSREGDNRLRGNENASSQKNSSFEQSLNFKIKQNHGVRPTKDVSSLNDEDSQSKNEQPQKIHCMPLDIRTSGSGDRKSPKRLIHSRGAIQECSEVKVKTEDVECVSPESKSKLNLVNGIAMTKSTHGRSGKENAENISENGFVATRKMSLTRTNDENSFKSTKGITKGTVPSAGGNVGVVKRKVLTETTNFQHSDAMAVTGKWRCPQKSKPNLGPPLKQLRLEQWVRRV, via the exons ATGAAGTGCTTTGGAGccttt GTACTGGGTTCTTCTTGCTCACTCTCACTTCCATCTG AGCCTCCTGATATTAGAAATTGGTTTTCAAGCTATGAGTATGAGTCTCCTGTGCTGGACTTGAATCACAATTTTGGGGATTCTGTTTCTAAAGAAAGTGAATTTGTGAAAAATGAATTGGTTATCAGTGAGAGTGGAGGAGGAAAAGAAGTAAATCCTGGTGGAACTGGGAAAAGAAATCAAGAGTCTGTGAAATGTAGCAGCTTTTTTGGAAATGATAAACACGAAAGCCAGTCTTTTAGTAAG CTTGCAGATTCATTGCACTCAACTTCACTCCTTTCTG AGCCCCCTGACATCAGAAACTGGTTTTCAAGCTATGTGTACAATTCTCCTGTACTGGGTACAAATGATTTTGGAGATTCCCTTTCTAAAGAAATTGAATGTGAGAATGATGAGTTTGATATTGAAGAGACCGACTTGGAAAAAGAGGAGACATTGGGGGAATACAGCAAAAGTAAAAATAGAGGTGAAGTGATTATTGGTGAGAAGATGCACTCAAATGGCTTTGTAAAATCTAACAGTTGTTTTATgaacaatgaaaagaaagaacgGTCTTCAAGAGAG GTTGCAGATTCATTGCACTCAACTTCACTCCTTTCTG AGCCCCCTGACATCAGAAACTGGTTTTCAAGCTATGTGTACGATTCTCCTGTACTGGGTACAAATGATTTTGGAGATTCCCTTTCTAAAGAAATTGAATGTGAGAATGATGAGTTTGATATTGAAGAGACCGACTTGGAAAAAGAGGAGACATTGGGGGAATACAGCAAAAGTAAAAATAGAGGTGAAGTGAATATCGGTGAGAAGTTGCACTCAAATGGCTTTGTAAAATCTAACAGTTGTTTTATGAATAATGAACAGAAAGAGCAGTCTTCAAGAGAG GGTGACAATAGGCTTAGAGGGAATGAAAATGCATCTTCTCAAAAGAATTCGTCTTTTGAACAAAGCTTGAACtttaaaataaagcaaaaccaTGGAGTTAGGCCAACCAAAGATGTATCAAGCTTGAATGATGAAGATTCTCAAAGTAAGAATGAGCAACcccaaaaaattcattgtatgcCACTGGATATCAGAACTTCAGGCAGTGGTGATAGAAAATCTCCAAAACGCTTGATTCATAGTAGGGGTGCCATACAGGAGTGCTCTGAAGTGAAGGTCAAAACAGAAGATGTGGAGTGTGTGTCCCCTGAAAGCAAGTCAAAGTTAAATCTAGTCAATGGAATTGCAATGACAAAATCAACTCATGGACGCAGTGGCAAGGAAAATGCAGAAAATATTTCAGAAAATGGTTTTGTTGCAACAAGGAAGATGAGCTTAACAAGGACAAACGATGAGAATTCCTTTAAAAGCACAAAAGGGATAACTAAAGGGACAGTTCCTTCAGCAGGTGGAAATGTTGGGGTCGTAAAAAGAAAGGTCTTAACAGAAACAACCAATTTCCAACACTCTGATGCAATGGCGGTTACTGGGAAATGGCGGTGTCCTCAAAAGAGTAAGCCGAACCTAGGACCTCCTTTGAAGCAACTTCGACTAGAGCAATGGGTTCGCAGGGTGTGA
- the LOC126709642 gene encoding uncharacterized protein LOC126709642 isoform X3, giving the protein MDNSDPEVQVVSNSQVLGSSCSLSLPSEPPDIRNWFSSYEYESPVLDLNHNFGDSVSKESEFVKNELVISESGGGKEVNPGGTGKRNQESVKCSSFFGNDKHESQSFSKLADSLHSTSLLSEPPDIRNWFSSYVYDSPVLGTNDFGDSLSKEIECENDEFDIEETDLEKEETLGEYSKSKNRGEVNIGEKLHSNGFVKSNSCFMNNEQKEQSSREGDNRLRGNENASSQKNSSFEQSLNFKIKQNHGVRPTKDVSSLNDEDSQSKNEQPQKIHCMPLDIRTSGSGDRKSPKRLIHSRGAIQECSEVKVKTEDVECVSPESKSKLNLVNGIAMTKSTHGRSGKENAENISENGFVATRKMSLTRTNDENSFKSTKGITKGTVPSAGGNVGVVKRKVLTETTNFQHSDAMAVTGKWRCPQKSKPNLGPPLKQLRLEQWVRRV; this is encoded by the exons ATGGACAATTCAGACCCAGAGGTTCAAGTTGTATCTAATTCTCAG GTACTGGGTTCTTCTTGCTCACTCTCACTTCCATCTG AGCCTCCTGATATTAGAAATTGGTTTTCAAGCTATGAGTATGAGTCTCCTGTGCTGGACTTGAATCACAATTTTGGGGATTCTGTTTCTAAAGAAAGTGAATTTGTGAAAAATGAATTGGTTATCAGTGAGAGTGGAGGAGGAAAAGAAGTAAATCCTGGTGGAACTGGGAAAAGAAATCAAGAGTCTGTGAAATGTAGCAGCTTTTTTGGAAATGATAAACACGAAAGCCAGTCTTTTAGTAAG CTTGCAGATTCATTGCACTCAACTTCACTCCTTTCTG AGCCCCCTGACATCAGAAACTGGTTTTCAAGCTATGTGTACGATTCTCCTGTACTGGGTACAAATGATTTTGGAGATTCCCTTTCTAAAGAAATTGAATGTGAGAATGATGAGTTTGATATTGAAGAGACCGACTTGGAAAAAGAGGAGACATTGGGGGAATACAGCAAAAGTAAAAATAGAGGTGAAGTGAATATCGGTGAGAAGTTGCACTCAAATGGCTTTGTAAAATCTAACAGTTGTTTTATGAATAATGAACAGAAAGAGCAGTCTTCAAGAGAG GGTGACAATAGGCTTAGAGGGAATGAAAATGCATCTTCTCAAAAGAATTCGTCTTTTGAACAAAGCTTGAACtttaaaataaagcaaaaccaTGGAGTTAGGCCAACCAAAGATGTATCAAGCTTGAATGATGAAGATTCTCAAAGTAAGAATGAGCAACcccaaaaaattcattgtatgcCACTGGATATCAGAACTTCAGGCAGTGGTGATAGAAAATCTCCAAAACGCTTGATTCATAGTAGGGGTGCCATACAGGAGTGCTCTGAAGTGAAGGTCAAAACAGAAGATGTGGAGTGTGTGTCCCCTGAAAGCAAGTCAAAGTTAAATCTAGTCAATGGAATTGCAATGACAAAATCAACTCATGGACGCAGTGGCAAGGAAAATGCAGAAAATATTTCAGAAAATGGTTTTGTTGCAACAAGGAAGATGAGCTTAACAAGGACAAACGATGAGAATTCCTTTAAAAGCACAAAAGGGATAACTAAAGGGACAGTTCCTTCAGCAGGTGGAAATGTTGGGGTCGTAAAAAGAAAGGTCTTAACAGAAACAACCAATTTCCAACACTCTGATGCAATGGCGGTTACTGGGAAATGGCGGTGTCCTCAAAAGAGTAAGCCGAACCTAGGACCTCCTTTGAAGCAACTTCGACTAGAGCAATGGGTTCGCAGGGTGTGA
- the LOC126709293 gene encoding increased DNA methylation 1-like has protein sequence MIEEKEEVGYMDDPCEQNILLKGMITRAGILCNCCNTEVTVRGFEVHAHSNLKRPYANIFLLRRNVSLLRCQLHVLDGIRKSRHCGFNLIEPRETDVDKYDDACVICADGGDLICCDNCPSTIHIDCTNLKRIPQDDWRCPYCVCKYCGDGGYANDELFQCFQCQKKYHWSCHLEVEVDINRPLTPDRSPNMKSFCQLSCKEILEHLDRELRVKNELGGGLSWTLIRQTDIHLATKPTNIDHFQQIVECNCKIAVVWDMMNESFDPIIDRHTNTNVIHGVVYNRESNLTRINFQRFYTAILEKNDEIISAASLRIHGTKIAEMPFVATNEKYRNQGMWQKLLLAIESVLNFLKVEKLIVPSIEDLVPMWTQKYGFSKVEDSVMNELKCFNTLMFTRAVRLQKSMHKPAVKSEAMEVDGVGNNGNQNGEDAKQNQTNHMEQNATEVNEVKNNDNMALQDGTNMSQNQTKLLLPDLNDEPPEEEPLVPME, from the exons ATGattgaggaaaaagaagaagtaggATACATGGATGATCCTTGTGAACAAAACATATTGCTTAAGGGAATGATTACAAGGGCTGGGATATTATGTAATTGTTGTAATACAGAGGTAACAGTGCGGGGATTTGAAGTTCATGCTCATAGTAATCTGAAAAGACCTTATGCGAACATTTTCCTATTGAGGAGAAATGTTTCCCTCCTGAGATGCCAACTTCATGTCTTGGATGGGATCAGGAAATCAAGGCATTGTGGATTTAACCTAATTGAGCCTAGAGAGACTGATGTAGACAAATATGATGATGCTTGTGTCATCTGTGCAGATGGAGGGGACTTGATATGTTGTGATAATTGTCCTTCCACAATTCATATAGATTGCACGAATTTGAAG AGAATTCCTCAAGATGATTGGCGGTGTCCTTATTGTGTTTGCAAATATTGTGGCGATGGTGGCTATGCAAATGATGAATTATTCCAATGCTTTCAATGTCAGAAGAAAT ATCACTGGTCATGTCATCTTGAAGTCGAAGTAGATATTAATCGCCCATTGACTCCAGACAGGTCGCCTAACATGAAATCATTTTGTCAGCTGAGCTGCAAGGAG ATTTTGGAGCACTTGGATAGAGAACTGAGAGTTAAAAATGAGCTAGGCGGAGGACTCTCTTGGACTCTTATCCGCCAAACAGATATACATTTAGCTACAAAGCCTACAAATATTGATCATTTTCAGCAGATTGTGGAATGTAACTGCAAGATAGCAGTTGTGTGGGATATGATGAATGAGTCGTTTGATCCAATCATAGATCGCCACACAAACACGAATGTGATTCATGGTGTCGTATACAATCGAGA ATCCAATTTGACTCGCATAAACTTTCAACGTTTTTATACTGCTATTCTTGAGAAAAATGACGAAATAATCTCTGCAGCATCTCTGAG AATACATGGGACAAAGATTGCAGAGATGCCCTTCGTTGCAACCAATGAGAAGTATAGGAATCAAGGGATGTGGCAAAAGCTTTTGCTAGCGATTGAATCT GTCCTTAACTTTCTTAAAGTCGAGAAATTGATCGTTCCATCAATTGAAGATCTCGTTCCAATGTGGACACAGAAATATGGTTTTTCAAAAGTCGAGGATTCCGTGATGAATGAACTGAAGTGCTTCAACACATTGATGTTTACAAGGGCAGTCAGATTACAGAAATCCATGCACAAACCTGCCGTAAAATCAGAAG CTATGGAAGTTGATGGagttgggaacaatggcaatcAGAATGGAGaggatgcaaaacaaaaccaGACAAATCATATGGAGCAGAATGCAACGGAGGTTAATGAAGTCAAGAACAATGACAATATGGCGTTGCAGGATGGAACAAACATGAGCCAGAACCAAACAAAGCTGCTACTTCCTGACTTAAATGATGAACCTCCTGAAGAAGAGCCACTAGTACCCATGGAATAA